In Mercenaria mercenaria strain notata chromosome 13, MADL_Memer_1, whole genome shotgun sequence, the DNA window CGTTAATCCTCGGACAATAATTATTGATCTCGGGCAAATACAACTATGGAGGAATCTTCGCGATATCTTCGTGGAAAAGATGTTAAAAGTAAATGGCCTTTTAAGTGTGAGGAGTGTAAAATGTGCTTTAGACAAGAATGGAGTTACAAAGGACATATGGAAACACATAAGCATTACATTGAAAGCGTGTGTGATATATGTTCTGAAACTTTTATGCATCCAACATTCTTAATGAAGCATAAAAGAGTAGTCCATCAGATTAAAAAAGCTTATAAGTGCGAAACCTGTGAAAAGTCTTTCTTGAAACCTACCGAATTAGTTCGACATAGCAGAACGCATAATAGAAAGAAGCACTTTAGTTGCGATCTATGTCCAAAGTGGTACCGTAATGAATACCAGCTCAAAAGACATATGAAAACCCACGACGATAGCAGATCTAACAATATTAACTATGTATGTCCTAAGTGTGGAGAGACATATAAATGGGAAAGTAACTTCAAAGATCATTTAAACACGCACACGGGTGATAAGAAGAATATATGTGGGATATGTAAGGAGGAGTTTGCGTATACACGAGCTTTAATGTCACACAAAAGATCCGTGCATTTTATCAAATATCCGTACGAATGTTCAAAATGCGATAAGGCATTCAAAAAACCGTCACATTTAGCAAATCACTCAGCAGTTCACAAGGATGAAAGGAAGTTCAAATGTAACATTTGTAAAAAAGGATTCAACACAAGTCACGGACGAAGATATCATCAGAAACGACATTCGTTGTCAAATAAAACCGTGAAGTGCGACCACTGCAATTACAGATGTATGAATGCCAGTACTTTAAGAGAACATCTTCGCATACATTCTGAGGAGAGACCACTGTCGTGTAATTACTGTAATTATACATGTAAACAGAAAGGGAGCTTACTTGTCCATTTGAGAATTCACACTGGGGAGAAAAAGCATAAGTGTGAGACGTGCGGTAAAGCCTTTATTACAAGTCAACAATTATTACATCACACTTCGACCCACATAACAGAAAGAAATTTCTACTGTACGATTTGCAAATCCTCGTTTAAAGACTTCAGGGCTCTGAAAAGGCACAAACAGAGGCATTCgagttataaaaaatatatatgcaaaatatgCAAAAGGTCATTTGCATACTTTTCAAGTTACTCGTATCATTGTTTTTCACATACTCGTGAAAAATTATATGCTTGTAAAAAATGTGACGTCAAATTCAGGCATAAGTCGTCATTAGACAAACACACGAGCTATCACTACAATATCAGGAATTTCACGTGTAGCATAtgtaatcaaaaatttaaaagagaaGGACATTTAAAAAGTCACGCTTTGACGCACGAAGATAAAactattaggaattttaattgtgACATGTGTGGTAAAAAATATTTAGACAATAAATCTTTCCAGTTACATATGAATCGGCACGTCCTAGATGCTTCTGAAAGAAAATGCACTCCAAAGGAGAAGAAGTTGTTCGGATTTCAGTCTTTTACCAGCCAAATTTGTAGTTCACCGTTCGATTGCAGCACGCAGGTACGAAGCCAAAGCGACATGAATGGCGGGAATAGTTTGTTTGAATGCTATCATTGTGACAAGAAGTTCTTTTCAGAAGAAAGCGTGATACTTCATATAAGAAATCATTTTGGTGCATGTTCGGAAACATTTGTCTGCGAGATGTGTGACCATTCTTTCATGAACGAAGAACTTATGCGAAATCACACTGGAATATGCATAAATGTGAAGAAGAATATTAGAATTGAACTCGTTTAGGGAGAGGTTGCAATGATTTTTCCCCTGAAACATATTTCATGAACAAATAGAAGTCTGTGTGATACGCAAGGGCGGAACACTGTGAAATGAAAGATTCACAAGCATAGTTAGTTGTAATGTGTGTTCATATTCTCTAAAGTCTATCCTTGTGTCATTGTGAATTGATAACTCTATACTGAAGATATAGTATTCGTCTACAGTGGCACAGAAAGGATGCGAGATAGATTTATATGCACAGATAGTAGATCTAGTACAAACGTGCACACCCGGTAACTTTCACGTGCGCACgtgaaagaaaatttaatttcctTGTCGTGTACGCCTAAGATTCTTCTTATATTGCACGATATTTTCTGTATATCTTTATAATTTCTGAATTAACAGTTTTGACTTccttctttctttttagaactgtCTTTTGTTAGTTACATTTCAAACTTTCGGTAACATGGATATAAATTTCACCAATTTATGACCTTACCCTTCCATGATAAGTCGCAAGTACTATTAGGttgtttaacattgttctgtacaatacggaaatatatttggacgagtacccagcttaGAAAACCATATTGGATGAGCCgttaggcgagtccaatatggttttcccagctgctgggtactcgtccaaatatatctcgtattgtacagttcaatgttaaaaaacctttttattctatatctattttattttagtttaaattaaaaatgattcactgaatattgtatttctgccttcctcatttcaagacgcataatctaactctgtaCGTAGAGCACCTACTTCACCCgattacattcggaacatttttacgcgtttcgggctttatcaaATGTTTAACATGTCCTTTTTGAACCGTCAAAATACGGAAAAGatacagggttttttttgtaCGCATgtgcgtccaataaggtaatatattgtacgatCACGTGTcgcaaatgaacgttcacgacTGGACagtggatagataaaatagatatagaataaacatCCATATTTAATGTCATCAGTTtttaaaggatatttgtttgtttcagtgtaagatttaaGTATCTtacacgagtgaacaccagatgcaatattttcacgagtagcATAAATACGAGTGAATAGGTAAGTTATGGTGTTAAAACGAACTgattttcttcttatttcatgttttgactaaatacCCATTTTATAATCTTTTACTAGTGAGAAATTTCAAAAACCAGTgcaaacatgttttatatttttcactatgCCAATACCATATATGCTTCAATGATAGTCCGATGATTAACTCAAATGTATGTAAACATCTTTATAAGGTTTGTTCACCTACAATATTGTATGTTgtgactttttagctcgactattcgaagaatagtctagctattctactcaccctggtgtcggcgtcggcgtcacaccttggttaagtttttgcatgcaagtacatacagctatcatttaaaggcatatagctttgaaacttatttattctttttctaggtcaattaccaacctcactgggtcaagttgcataactctaacatgtattttgagcaaattatgcccccttttgaacttagaaaattctggttaaagttttacatgcaagtcactatctccaaaactaatgcagatattgaattgaaacttcacatgtgtcttcggggttataaaactagttgatagcaccaagtcccataactctgaccttcatttgggccaaattatgcccccttttggacttagaaaattctggttaaagttttgcgtgcaagtacatacagctattaccaaaaggcatatagattttaaacttattttttctttttctagatcaattacctacctcactgggtcaagtcccataactctgacatgtattttgggtaaattatggccccttttggacttagaaaatcctggttaaagttttacatgcaagatactatctccaaaactaatgcagatattgaattgaaacttcagaGAACTTCGGGGTTATataactagttgatagaatcaagtcccataactctgacatgtattttgggcaaattatgcccccttttggacttagaaagtcctggttaaagttttgcgtgcaagtacatacagctattaccaaaaagcatatagctttgaaacttatttattctttttctaggtcaattaccaatctcactgggtcaagttccataactctaacatgtattttgagcaaattatgcccccttttggacttagaaaattctgattaaagttttacatgcaagttactatctccaaaactaatgcagatatggaattgaaacttcacatgtttcttcggggttataaaactagttg includes these proteins:
- the LOC123530035 gene encoding zinc finger protein 729-like translates to MEESSRYLRGKDVKSKWPFKCEECKMCFRQEWSYKGHMETHKHYIESVCDICSETFMHPTFLMKHKRVVHQIKKAYKCETCEKSFLKPTELVRHSRTHNRKKHFSCDLCPKWYRNEYQLKRHMKTHDDSRSNNINYVCPKCGETYKWESNFKDHLNTHTGDKKNICGICKEEFAYTRALMSHKRSVHFIKYPYECSKCDKAFKKPSHLANHSAVHKDERKFKCNICKKGFNTSHGRRYHQKRHSLSNKTVKCDHCNYRCMNASTLREHLRIHSEERPLSCNYCNYTCKQKGSLLVHLRIHTGEKKHKCETCGKAFITSQQLLHHTSTHITERNFYCTICKSSFKDFRALKRHKQRHSSYKKYICKICKRSFAYFSSYSYHCFSHTREKLYACKKCDVKFRHKSSLDKHTSYHYNIRNFTCSICNQKFKREGHLKSHALTHEDKTIRNFNCDMCGKKYLDNKSFQLHMNRHVLDASERKCTPKEKKLFGFQSFTSQICSSPFDCSTQVRSQSDMNGGNSLFECYHCDKKFFSEESVILHIRNHFGACSETFVCEMCDHSFMNEELMRNHTGICINVKKNIRIELV